The following are encoded in a window of Methanobrevibacter ruminantium M1 genomic DNA:
- the pheT gene encoding phenylalanine--tRNA ligase subunit beta: MPVITFKYQDLKDLGIDMEKDELINTLPMMASDIEDYDDEEIKVEFFPNRPDNLSVEGVARSFKGFLGLETGIPKYEIVPSGEKVTVSPEVAEIRPFIKFAKIENVDFSGDKIKYIMDFQENLHWVIGRDRKKVAIGVHNADVISGPYKYIATPKDENAFVALEMEEEMTPGEILTQHKKGEKYAHLIDKFDKYPLILDKDNQVLSMPPIINGELTKLTEDTKNIIVDVTGTDEIAVTQALDILCASFAEVGGQVKSMEVEYEDRTVISPDFTPKVKTVHVDLTNELIGGTDLSPEDIKKLLEKARFDANILNENELEVFIPPYRVDILHEVDIVENITIQYHINAVEAKLPDITTVANEHNWFKSEKTIRELMVGLGFQEIMSLMLTSEESQYEKMNAEEIDHVQVSKPITISGTMIRTSLLNSLMEFLEDNKHQDLPQKIFEIGDVLYMDESKENKTKSAKKLAGMICHSSANFTEIKSTVSSVLSNLGYTMEISNSTNGSFIPGRAADVIGESKSGKVVGFFGEISPEVIRNFELEYPVTAFEIEFKL, encoded by the coding sequence ATTGATATGGAAAAAGACGAACTTATCAATACTTTGCCAATGATGGCAAGCGATATAGAGGATTACGATGATGAGGAAATAAAAGTGGAATTCTTCCCAAATCGTCCGGACAACCTTTCTGTTGAAGGGGTTGCAAGATCATTTAAAGGTTTTTTAGGATTGGAAACTGGAATACCAAAATATGAAATAGTTCCATCAGGTGAAAAAGTCACAGTAAGTCCGGAAGTTGCAGAAATACGTCCATTTATCAAGTTTGCAAAGATTGAAAATGTGGACTTCTCTGGAGATAAGATCAAATACATCATGGACTTTCAGGAAAACCTTCACTGGGTAATCGGAAGGGACAGAAAGAAAGTAGCTATCGGAGTTCACAATGCAGATGTCATTAGCGGACCATACAAATACATAGCAACTCCAAAAGACGAAAATGCCTTTGTTGCCCTTGAAATGGAAGAGGAAATGACTCCAGGAGAAATATTGACCCAACATAAGAAAGGGGAAAAGTATGCTCACTTGATTGATAAGTTTGACAAATACCCTCTTATTCTCGATAAGGACAATCAAGTATTATCAATGCCTCCAATCATCAATGGAGAACTTACAAAGCTCACAGAAGACACTAAAAACATCATTGTGGATGTTACTGGAACTGATGAAATTGCAGTTACACAGGCTTTAGATATTTTATGCGCATCATTCGCTGAAGTGGGAGGCCAAGTCAAATCCATGGAAGTGGAATATGAAGATAGAACCGTCATAAGCCCTGACTTTACTCCAAAAGTCAAGACAGTTCATGTTGACTTGACAAACGAGCTTATCGGAGGAACTGACTTAAGCCCTGAAGATATTAAGAAGCTCCTTGAAAAGGCTAGATTTGATGCTAATATCCTTAATGAGAATGAATTGGAAGTATTCATCCCACCGTACAGAGTGGATATCCTCCATGAAGTGGACATTGTAGAAAACATTACAATCCAATATCATATCAATGCAGTTGAAGCCAAATTGCCTGATATAACCACTGTAGCAAATGAACATAATTGGTTTAAATCTGAAAAGACAATCAGAGAGCTTATGGTAGGACTTGGATTCCAGGAAATCATGAGCCTAATGCTTACCAGCGAAGAAAGCCAATATGAAAAAATGAATGCTGAGGAAATCGACCATGTTCAAGTCTCAAAGCCAATAACAATCAGCGGAACAATGATTAGAACAAGTCTTTTAAATAGCCTAATGGAATTTTTAGAAGACAACAAGCATCAGGACCTTCCTCAAAAGATATTTGAAATAGGAGATGTCCTATATATGGATGAGTCAAAAGAAAACAAGACAAAATCCGCGAAAAAACTAGCTGGAATGATTTGTCATAGCTCTGCAAACTTTACAGAAATAAAATCAACTGTTTCAAGCGTGCTTTCCAATTTAGGATACACTATGGAAATATCCAACTCAACAAATGGTAGTTTTATTCCAGGAAGAGCAGCTGATGTGATTGGTGAATCTAAAAGTGGTAAAGTGGTTGGATTCTTTGGAGAAATCTCTCCAGAGGTTATTCGTAACTTTGAATTAGAGTATCCAGTTACTGCATTTGAAATAGAGTTCAAACTTTAA